A window of Roseobacter fucihabitans genomic DNA:
GAGAATTTCGACTATCCTGACCGGTTGAATGCCGCCGTCGAACTGACCGATGCGATGGTTGCGCGCGGCTTTGGCGATCATACCGCACTGATCGGGAATGGGCGGCGCAGGACCTATAAGGAACTCAGCGACTGGACCAACCGGCTGGCGCATGTGCTGGTGGATGATCTGGGCGTGAAGCCGGGCAACCGGGTGCTGATCCGGTCGGCCAATAATCCGGCGATGGTGGCCTGCTGGCTGGCGGCGACCAAGGCGGGGGCGGTGGTGGTCAATACCATGCCGATGCTGCGCGCAGGCGAATTGGCGGGTATCGTGGATAAGGCGGAGGTCAGCCACGCGCTCTGTGACACGCGCCTGATGGATGAGATGACCGCCTGCGCGAAATCGAGCGGGTTTTTGACATCGGTCGTTGGTTTTGACGGCACCTCCAATCATGATGCGGAACTCGACCGGCTCGCACTTGAGAAGCCCGTGCAGTTCGAGGCCGTGGCCACGGCGCAGGATGATGTGGCGCTGCTGGGCTTCACCTCCGGCACCACGGGGGATGCCAAGGCGACGATGCATTTCCATCGCGATTTGTTGATCATCGCGGATGGCTATGCGCGCGAGGTGCTCGGCGTGGTGCCCGAAGATGTGTTCGTCGGCTCGCCCCCCTTGGCCTTTACCTTCGGACTTGGGGGTTTGGCGATTTTCCCACTGCGTTTTGGCGCGGCGGCGACCTTGCTGGAAACGGCCTCTCCGCCCAATATGATCGAGATCATCGAGAAATACCGCGCCACGGTCTGTTTCACAGCCCCGACGGCGTATCGCGCCATGCTGGCGGCGATGGAGGAGGGCGCGGATCTGAGCAGCCTGCGCGCCGCCGTGTCCGCCGGGGAAACCCTGCCCGCGCCTGTGTACGCCGAGTGGCAGGAAAAGACCGGTAAGCCGATGCTTGATGGGATCGGCGCGACGGAGATGTTGCATATTTTTGTCACCAACCGCTTTGACGATCACAGGGCGGCCTGTACCGGGAAACCGGTGCGCGGCTATGAGGCCAGGGTGATCGATGCGGATGGGGCGGAAGTGGCGCGCGGCACCGTGGGGCGTTTGGCCGTGCGCGGGCCGACCGGGTGCCGGTATCTGGCGGACACCCGGCAGGCATCTTATGTGCAGGACGGCTGGAACATCACGGGCGACAGTTTTTCGATGGACGCGGATGGGTATTTGCATTTTGCCGCGCGTAACGATGATATGATTATATCGTCGGGGTATAATATCGCCGGTCCTGAGGTGGAGGCGGCGTTGTTGTCGCACCCGGCGGTGGCCGAATGTGCGGTCATCGGTGCGCCCGACCCTAGGCGCGGTGCGATCGTTGAGGCGCATATTGTTCTGAACAATGAACATATAGGGGGGGATATTTTGATCAAAGCCTTACAAGAGCACGTGAAGGCGGCGATTGCGCCTTATAAATATCCGCGCAGCGTTGTGTTCCGCGACGCCTTGCCCAAAACGGCAACGGGGAAGATTCAGCGCTTTGCTCTCAGGGAACGGCCATGAGTGATACGCC
This region includes:
- a CDS encoding AMP-binding protein; translated protein: MLRPSGHHDSFARDHLPPEETWPDLLLENFDYPDRLNAAVELTDAMVARGFGDHTALIGNGRRRTYKELSDWTNRLAHVLVDDLGVKPGNRVLIRSANNPAMVACWLAATKAGAVVVNTMPMLRAGELAGIVDKAEVSHALCDTRLMDEMTACAKSSGFLTSVVGFDGTSNHDAELDRLALEKPVQFEAVATAQDDVALLGFTSGTTGDAKATMHFHRDLLIIADGYAREVLGVVPEDVFVGSPPLAFTFGLGGLAIFPLRFGAAATLLETASPPNMIEIIEKYRATVCFTAPTAYRAMLAAMEEGADLSSLRAAVSAGETLPAPVYAEWQEKTGKPMLDGIGATEMLHIFVTNRFDDHRAACTGKPVRGYEARVIDADGAEVARGTVGRLAVRGPTGCRYLADTRQASYVQDGWNITGDSFSMDADGYLHFAARNDDMIISSGYNIAGPEVEAALLSHPAVAECAVIGAPDPRRGAIVEAHIVLNNEHIGGDILIKALQEHVKAAIAPYKYPRSVVFRDALPKTATGKIQRFALRERP